In Streptomyces qaidamensis, one DNA window encodes the following:
- a CDS encoding 6-phosphofructokinase, with product MKVGVLTGGGDCPGLNAVIRSVVRKGVQDYAFDFVGVRDGWLGLLRNDVVPLDISSVRGILPRGGTILGSSRTNPFKHDDGLRRVRDTLAAHDVDALVVIGGEDTLGVATELSREGISLVGVPKTIDNDVSGTDYTFGFDTAVGIATEAIDRLHTTAESHMRALVVEVMGRHSGWIALHAGIAGGANVILIPERPFDMEQVCQQVMRRFEINYAPIVVVAEGAVPKEGQMVLKDRSLDEFGHVRLSGIGEWLAQEITARTEKDARTTVLGHIQRGGTPSAFDRWLATRFGLHAIDAVKERDFGSMVALRGTRIIRLPLAEVTAENKVVEPSLYDEFEAFFG from the coding sequence ATGAAGGTCGGAGTGCTGACCGGCGGAGGTGACTGTCCGGGGCTCAACGCCGTGATCCGCAGCGTCGTCCGCAAAGGCGTCCAGGATTACGCGTTCGACTTCGTCGGTGTGCGGGACGGCTGGCTGGGTCTGCTCCGGAACGACGTCGTACCACTGGACATCTCCAGCGTGCGGGGAATTCTCCCCCGCGGTGGCACCATCCTCGGGTCTTCCCGCACGAACCCGTTCAAGCACGACGACGGGCTGCGACGGGTGCGGGACACGCTCGCCGCGCACGATGTGGACGCGCTCGTCGTGATCGGCGGAGAGGACACGCTCGGGGTGGCCACAGAACTCAGCCGCGAGGGAATCAGCCTCGTCGGTGTGCCGAAGACCATCGACAACGACGTCTCGGGCACCGACTACACCTTCGGTTTCGACACCGCCGTCGGTATCGCGACGGAGGCAATCGACCGCCTCCACACCACCGCCGAGTCACATATGCGCGCCCTTGTGGTGGAGGTGATGGGACGGCATTCCGGATGGATCGCCCTGCACGCCGGCATCGCGGGCGGCGCCAACGTGATCCTCATCCCGGAGCGGCCGTTCGACATGGAGCAGGTCTGTCAGCAGGTGATGCGCCGGTTCGAGATCAATTACGCGCCGATCGTCGTCGTGGCCGAAGGGGCCGTCCCCAAGGAGGGACAGATGGTTCTCAAGGACCGGTCGCTGGACGAGTTCGGCCATGTGCGGTTGTCGGGCATCGGCGAATGGCTGGCCCAGGAGATCACGGCACGCACCGAGAAGGATGCCCGCACAACGGTACTGGGTCACATCCAGCGCGGGGGCACCCCCAGCGCCTTCGACCGGTGGCTGGCCACCCGTTTCGGACTGCACGCCATCGATGCGGTCAAAGAGAGGGATTTCGGCAGCATGGTCGCCCTGCGGGGCACGCGGATCATCCGCCTGCCCCTCGCGGAGGTCACAGCAGAGAACAAGGTGGTGGAGCCGTCGCTGTACGACGAGTTCGAGGCGTTCTTCGGCTGA
- a CDS encoding class I fructose-bisphosphate aldolase, producing the protein MTDIPGLLGDEAESLLAHTAHGIPKEDLMLPGPDFVDRAVAPTDRSPRVLRNLQSLFDHGRLTGTGHLSILPVDQGIEHSAASAFAANPRYLDPVNIVELAVEGGCNAVASTLGVLGAVSRRHAHKIPFIVKLNHNELLTYPNHYDQIMFGNVEQCFELGAAGVGATVYFGSEQSDRQLREASEVFARAHELGMFTVLWCYLRNPAFKKDGVDYSVSADLTAQANHLGVTIEADIVKQKQPENNGGYPALGFGRTDERLYGRLTTDHPIDLTRWQVANCYMGRVSLINSGGASAGKGDLAQAVRTAVINKRAGGTGLITGRKAFQRPTAEGVELLHAVQDVYLDEDVTVA; encoded by the coding sequence ATGACCGACATACCAGGCTTGCTTGGCGACGAGGCCGAGTCCTTGCTGGCCCATACCGCCCACGGGATCCCCAAGGAAGACCTGATGCTTCCTGGGCCTGACTTCGTGGACCGTGCCGTGGCCCCGACCGACCGCTCGCCCCGGGTGCTGCGCAACCTGCAGTCCCTTTTCGACCACGGCCGTCTGACCGGCACAGGGCACCTGTCGATCCTGCCGGTCGACCAGGGCATCGAACACTCCGCGGCCTCGGCCTTCGCCGCGAATCCCCGCTACCTCGACCCCGTGAACATCGTCGAACTCGCCGTCGAGGGCGGCTGCAACGCGGTCGCCAGCACACTCGGCGTGCTCGGGGCGGTGTCGAGGCGCCACGCGCACAAGATCCCGTTCATTGTGAAGCTCAATCACAACGAGCTGCTGACTTACCCGAACCACTACGACCAGATCATGTTCGGCAACGTCGAGCAGTGCTTCGAACTCGGCGCTGCCGGGGTCGGCGCCACGGTCTACTTCGGCTCGGAGCAATCGGACCGCCAGCTGCGGGAAGCCAGCGAGGTCTTCGCACGGGCCCATGAACTGGGCATGTTCACCGTGCTGTGGTGCTACCTGCGCAACCCGGCGTTCAAGAAGGACGGCGTCGACTACTCGGTCTCGGCCGACCTCACCGCGCAGGCCAACCACCTCGGTGTGACCATCGAGGCCGACATCGTCAAGCAGAAGCAGCCGGAGAACAACGGCGGCTATCCCGCGCTGGGCTTCGGCAGGACCGACGAGCGTCTGTACGGCAGGCTCACCACCGATCACCCGATCGACCTCACGCGCTGGCAGGTGGCCAACTGCTATATGGGCCGCGTCAGCCTCATCAACAGTGGAGGTGCGTCGGCCGGCAAAGGAGACCTAGCGCAGGCCGTACGGACCGCCGTGATCAACAAGCGGGCCGGCGGCACCGGCCTCATCACCGGCCGTAAGGCCTTCCAGCGTCCCACCGCGGAGGGCGTCGAACTGCTGCACGCCGTACAGGACGTCTATCTCGATGAGGACGTCACCGTGGCCTGA
- a CDS encoding alpha-N-arabinofuranosidase: MPSPDSHPPLAGAIHLDPNFTVGEVNPRLFGSFVEHLGRCVYTGVFEPDHPSADEDGLRTDVLALVRELGVTMVRYPGGNFVSGYRWEDGVGPVEQRPRRLDGAWRTVETNRFGLNEFMRFAAKADVEPMQAVNLGTRGLQEALDLLEYTNHPAGTAFSELRRSHGVDKPHGIRLWCLGNEMDGPWQLGHKSADEYGRLAAVTAKAMRDIDPGLELVACGSSNRSMPTFGAWEATVLEHTYDLVDFISCHAYYEESDGDVDSFLASAADMEAFIDGVVATTDHIGAKRRSGKRINLSFDEWNVWYQSRPVNNTDTPDWSVAPRQLEDVYTVTDAVVVGSLLITLLRHCDRVTAACLAQLVNVIAPIMTEPGGPAWRQSIFHPFADAARHGRGQVLRLALDSPVHDTARYGEVPLLHATAVQQEDGTLTVFAVNRGTTKPLELTADLRAFNPVTGQVTHTALADPDRHAANTLQHQDRVTPKPVTGTVTDGGRLSALLPPMSWNTITIPLAP; this comes from the coding sequence ATGCCCAGCCCCGACAGCCATCCGCCGCTTGCAGGTGCCATCCATCTGGACCCCAACTTCACCGTCGGCGAGGTGAATCCCCGGCTGTTCGGATCCTTCGTCGAGCACCTCGGCCGCTGCGTCTACACCGGCGTCTTCGAACCGGACCACCCGAGCGCCGACGAGGACGGACTGCGCACCGACGTCCTGGCCCTGGTCCGGGAACTGGGCGTCACCATGGTCCGCTACCCCGGCGGCAACTTCGTCTCCGGCTACCGCTGGGAAGACGGAGTCGGCCCGGTGGAGCAGCGGCCCCGCCGGCTCGACGGCGCCTGGCGGACCGTCGAGACGAACCGGTTCGGGCTGAACGAGTTCATGCGCTTCGCGGCCAAGGCCGACGTCGAGCCCATGCAGGCCGTCAACCTCGGCACCCGCGGCCTGCAGGAGGCACTCGACCTCCTGGAGTACACCAACCACCCCGCCGGCACGGCCTTCTCCGAGCTGCGCCGCTCGCACGGCGTGGACAAGCCGCACGGCATCCGGCTGTGGTGCCTGGGCAACGAGATGGACGGCCCCTGGCAGCTCGGCCACAAGAGCGCCGACGAGTACGGCCGCCTGGCCGCCGTCACCGCCAAGGCCATGCGCGACATCGACCCCGGCCTGGAACTGGTCGCCTGCGGAAGCTCCAACCGCTCCATGCCGACCTTCGGCGCCTGGGAGGCTACGGTCCTGGAGCACACGTACGACCTCGTCGACTTCATCTCCTGCCACGCCTACTACGAGGAGAGCGACGGCGACGTCGACAGCTTCCTCGCCTCGGCCGCCGACATGGAGGCATTCATCGACGGGGTGGTCGCCACCACCGACCACATCGGGGCCAAGCGCCGCTCAGGCAAGCGGATCAACCTCTCCTTCGACGAGTGGAACGTCTGGTACCAGAGCCGGCCGGTCAACAACACCGACACCCCGGACTGGAGCGTGGCCCCGCGCCAGCTCGAGGACGTCTACACCGTCACCGACGCCGTCGTGGTCGGTAGCCTGCTGATCACCCTGCTGCGCCACTGCGACCGCGTCACCGCGGCCTGCCTCGCACAGCTCGTGAACGTCATCGCCCCCATCATGACCGAGCCCGGCGGCCCGGCCTGGCGCCAGAGCATCTTCCACCCCTTCGCCGACGCGGCCCGCCACGGCCGCGGCCAGGTGCTCCGGCTCGCCCTGGACAGTCCCGTCCACGACACCGCCCGCTACGGCGAGGTGCCGCTGTTGCACGCGACCGCCGTCCAGCAGGAGGACGGGACGCTCACCGTCTTCGCCGTCAACCGGGGCACCACGAAGCCCCTCGAACTCACCGCCGACCTGCGGGCGTTCAACCCGGTCACCGGCCAGGTGACGCACACCGCCCTGGCCGACCCCGACCGCCACGCCGCCAACACACTCCAGCATCAGGACCGCGTGACGCCGAAGCCGGTGACCGGCACCGTCACGGACGGCGGACGGCTGAGCGCCCTGCTGCCGCCGATGTCCTGGAACACCATCACCATCCCGCTCGCCCCCTGA
- a CDS encoding ROK family transcriptional regulator → MKRTYQDIRRVNRFAVMRHVIASAPVIRRDIAAATGLSVATASDIVSELHELGLLAEIGQQASGGGRPRNLLAPDPEGPRLIGVDIAETYVHVEVFDPALRVLARAEYELHPHANSPDYVVDRIVRGVDDAIAQAKVERGRILGVGVSIPGQVRPNGTASVFAPNWQWNDVPLRALLTDRVPDVPVLLDNPLRASTVAELWFGAARGRDNVAVLTLGTGVGAGLAVQGALYRGATNTAGEWGHTSLVIDGRECRRGCVGCVETYVGAPGIMQHLAETDPDSRLLYPDDQTATINALATAHADGDPAAQQVIATTGRYLGIAIANLINLCNPQIIVLTGWVADTLGNAVLPHVRATAARYALAEPWEGTEISLCPIDRNPVSLGAATLVLEGFLS, encoded by the coding sequence TTGAAGCGGACGTACCAGGACATTCGCCGGGTCAACCGTTTCGCGGTGATGCGGCATGTCATCGCCTCGGCGCCCGTCATCAGGCGCGACATCGCGGCGGCCACGGGTCTGTCGGTGGCGACCGCCTCCGACATCGTCAGCGAGTTGCACGAGCTGGGGCTTCTGGCCGAGATCGGACAGCAGGCCTCGGGCGGCGGGCGCCCGCGGAACCTTCTCGCGCCCGACCCCGAGGGCCCCCGGCTCATCGGCGTCGACATCGCCGAGACCTACGTCCACGTCGAGGTCTTCGATCCCGCTCTGCGGGTCCTGGCCAGAGCCGAGTACGAACTGCACCCGCACGCCAACTCGCCCGACTACGTCGTGGACCGCATCGTCCGTGGAGTCGACGACGCGATCGCGCAGGCCAAGGTGGAGCGCGGCAGGATTCTCGGGGTCGGCGTCAGCATTCCCGGCCAGGTACGGCCAAACGGCACGGCCTCGGTCTTCGCCCCGAACTGGCAGTGGAACGACGTGCCGCTGCGGGCCCTGCTCACCGATCGGGTCCCCGATGTACCGGTCCTCCTCGACAACCCACTGCGTGCGAGCACCGTCGCCGAACTGTGGTTCGGTGCCGCCCGCGGCCGCGACAACGTCGCCGTCCTCACCCTGGGAACCGGCGTCGGCGCGGGCCTGGCCGTCCAGGGGGCGCTCTACCGCGGGGCCACGAACACGGCCGGCGAATGGGGCCACACCAGCCTGGTCATCGACGGCCGCGAGTGCCGCCGCGGATGCGTCGGATGCGTGGAGACCTACGTGGGCGCACCCGGCATCATGCAGCACCTCGCGGAGACCGACCCCGACAGCCGGCTCCTGTACCCCGACGACCAGACGGCGACCATCAACGCCCTGGCCACCGCCCACGCGGACGGCGACCCCGCCGCACAGCAGGTGATCGCCACGACCGGCCGCTACCTCGGCATCGCCATCGCCAACCTGATCAACCTGTGCAACCCCCAGATCATCGTGCTCACCGGCTGGGTCGCCGACACACTGGGAAACGCCGTCCTGCCGCACGTACGCGCCACCGCCGCCCGCTACGCACTCGCCGAACCCTGGGAAGGCACCGAGATCAGCCTCTGCCCCATCGACCGGAACCCGGTCAGCCTCGGCGCGGCGACCCTCGTCCTGGAAGGGTTCCTGTCCTGA
- a CDS encoding universal stress protein, giving the protein MRPPVLAGIDGSEGAATAADWAAREAALRGVPLRLLHASPPLPGTAVPGPVVDRLRRLGARLLQLTAAELTDRYPDLQVESAQADDPPACALPTAARDAGLLVAGTRGTGGFEGLAVGSVALRTAAAAPCPVVLVPHRPFMEGASAAGRGGQVVLGFDAHRPVGGVAAFAFSAADARRARLRVVQAWAFPAESVSPRTLVVTEEDRAAWEDEEVLRLSDALRPWQEKYPRVVVGADVMLLHPAEALLNASRGADLLIVGRRTERASPEGRLGPVAHAVLHHTRCPVAVVPHDG; this is encoded by the coding sequence ATGCGTCCCCCTGTGCTGGCGGGCATCGACGGGTCCGAGGGCGCCGCGACGGCGGCCGACTGGGCGGCTCGGGAGGCCGCGCTGCGCGGCGTTCCGCTGCGGTTGCTGCACGCGTCTCCGCCGCTCCCCGGGACCGCCGTTCCAGGCCCGGTCGTGGACCGGCTTCGGCGCCTGGGCGCCCGGTTGCTCCAGCTGACGGCCGCGGAGCTCACCGACCGCTACCCGGACCTCCAGGTGGAGAGCGCGCAGGCCGATGACCCCCCGGCCTGCGCTCTGCCCACCGCTGCACGCGACGCCGGGCTCCTCGTCGCCGGCACCCGCGGAACGGGCGGTTTCGAGGGGCTGGCGGTCGGGTCGGTGGCCCTGCGAACGGCCGCAGCGGCCCCCTGCCCTGTCGTGTTGGTCCCTCACCGTCCCTTCATGGAGGGGGCCTCCGCGGCAGGCCGCGGAGGCCAGGTCGTGCTGGGGTTCGACGCGCACAGGCCGGTCGGTGGGGTGGCGGCCTTCGCGTTCTCGGCCGCCGATGCTCGCAGGGCACGTCTGCGAGTGGTGCAGGCCTGGGCCTTTCCCGCCGAGTCGGTCTCTCCCCGGACCCTGGTGGTGACCGAGGAGGACCGCGCCGCCTGGGAGGATGAGGAGGTACTGCGGCTGTCCGACGCCCTGCGGCCGTGGCAGGAGAAGTACCCTCGGGTGGTGGTCGGCGCCGATGTCATGCTGCTCCACCCCGCGGAAGCGCTTCTCAACGCCTCGCGGGGTGCCGACCTGCTCATCGTGGGGCGCCGCACCGAGCGGGCGTCGCCCGAAGGCCGACTCGGACCGGTCGCGCACGCCGTACTGCACCACACCCGCTGCCCGGTCGCGGTCGTACCGCACGACGGATGA
- a CDS encoding RICIN domain-containing protein translates to MSDTTSHRTPPPRTIWRTTLATLLTLLGSLAALLVPATQAHAATVTFTTGAARTDQNGNALQLHGLGIVKVGDTWYGFGEDKTGKTSADTSFEDITCYTSTDLANWTYQRQALSRQASGDLGPSRIVERPKVIYNKSTGTYVMYMHIDSTNYAEARVGVATSSTPCGPYSYRGSFRPMGNLSRDIGLFQDTDGTGYLLSEDRNNGLRIYKLSADYLSVDSAVAVLGSSGSSGSVESPAMVKIDGMYYVLGSRLTGWSLNDNVYATATSLSGPWSAFRNFAAPGTKTYGSQTANIITVQGTSGTTYIYAGDRWDTSNLGASKLIWLPLTIRGTTVNLGQYPTWSLNVDAGTWTAGSGIPSEGVHTLKNVGSSMLMDVASGSTATGAKIIQWPSTGGTNQQWTLTRVADNIFTLKSVKSGLCLDVPSRSTTAGVQLQQWTCNGGTNQQWALDLTGSYTGSNYMLVNIGSGLHIGVAGSTTQGAAVDQELGGSASVNSETWTLS, encoded by the coding sequence ATGTCCGACACCACATCACACCGCACACCGCCACCGCGCACCATATGGCGGACCACCCTCGCCACGCTCCTGACCCTGCTCGGCAGCCTTGCCGCCCTGCTCGTGCCCGCCACGCAGGCACACGCGGCCACGGTGACCTTCACGACGGGCGCCGCGCGAACCGACCAGAACGGCAACGCCCTGCAGTTGCACGGGCTCGGCATCGTCAAGGTCGGCGACACCTGGTACGGCTTCGGCGAGGACAAGACCGGAAAGACGTCGGCGGACACGTCGTTCGAGGACATCACCTGCTACACCTCGACCGATCTGGCGAACTGGACCTACCAGCGTCAGGCCCTGAGCCGGCAGGCCAGCGGTGATCTGGGCCCCAGCCGCATCGTGGAGCGGCCGAAGGTCATCTACAACAAGTCGACGGGTACGTACGTGATGTACATGCACATCGACAGCACCAACTACGCCGAGGCCAGGGTCGGTGTGGCCACGAGCAGCACCCCGTGCGGGCCGTACTCCTACCGGGGCAGCTTCCGCCCGATGGGCAACCTCAGCCGTGACATCGGCCTGTTCCAGGACACCGACGGCACCGGCTACCTGCTGAGCGAGGACCGCAACAACGGCCTGCGCATCTACAAGCTCTCCGCCGACTACCTCTCCGTGGACAGCGCGGTGGCGGTGCTGGGCAGCAGCGGCAGCAGCGGCAGCGTCGAGTCGCCCGCCATGGTGAAGATCGACGGGATGTACTACGTCCTCGGCTCCCGCCTGACCGGCTGGAGCCTGAACGACAACGTCTACGCCACCGCCACCTCGCTGAGCGGCCCCTGGTCGGCGTTCCGGAACTTCGCCGCCCCCGGCACCAAGACCTACGGCAGCCAGACGGCGAACATCATCACGGTCCAGGGCACTTCCGGCACCACGTACATCTACGCGGGCGACCGCTGGGACACCTCCAACCTGGGCGCCTCGAAGCTGATCTGGCTGCCGCTCACCATCCGGGGCACGACGGTGAACCTCGGTCAGTACCCGACCTGGTCCCTCAACGTGGACGCGGGTACATGGACGGCCGGCAGCGGGATCCCGTCGGAAGGGGTCCACACGCTGAAGAACGTCGGCAGCTCGATGCTGATGGACGTCGCCAGCGGCTCCACCGCGACCGGCGCCAAGATCATCCAGTGGCCGTCCACCGGCGGTACCAACCAGCAGTGGACCCTCACCCGGGTGGCGGACAACATCTTCACGCTCAAGAGCGTGAAGAGCGGCCTGTGCCTGGACGTCCCGAGCCGGTCGACCACCGCCGGCGTCCAGTTGCAGCAGTGGACCTGCAACGGCGGGACGAACCAGCAGTGGGCCCTCGACCTGACCGGCAGCTACACCGGCAGCAACTACATGCTGGTGAACATCGGCAGCGGCCTGCACATCGGAGTCGCGGGCTCGACCACCCAGGGAGCGGCGGTGGACCAGGAGCTCGGCGGCAGCGCGAGCGTCAACAGCGAGACCTGGACTCTCTCCTGA
- a CDS encoding multicopper oxidase family protein has translation MNSINRRSILLAGLGAAGAGALAACTNSGSAPALVNPSGSAVASTEKRRGGTGTQHKIALTAAPARVDLGGGVKANTWAYDGRTPGKEIRLSAGDTLVAELANQLPGKTTTSIHWHGIALRNDMDGAPPATQAAVRPGSTFTYRFVADAPGTYFFHPHVGVQLDRGLYAPLIVEDPREPLAYDDEWVVVLDDWVDGVTGTPDEVFAELRQGMGGMDMGGDSGSGMEGHDMHSTGKAGDPSPSVSATSGGMSSTFMLMGAESDLLGGDAGDVKYPYHLVNGRVPDAPEVYTGKPGHKVRLRIINAGSDTAYRVALSGHKMTVTHTDGFPVRHRQTDALLIGMGERYDVLVTLADGVFPLVALAEGKNTSGLALVRTGSGRAPTAAVRPRELNGMVMTAARLRAADDVQLKSATADVTHRIELTGGMMHYNWAINGKPFDMADPDANAIPVEEGRRVRLDFVNTTTMWHPMHLHGHTFQLGRSGPRKDTAIVLPKKQLSVFFDADNPGQWMLHCHNAYHGEAGMMANIAYRA, from the coding sequence GTGAACAGCATCAACCGCCGCTCCATCCTGCTCGCCGGACTCGGTGCCGCCGGTGCGGGCGCACTCGCCGCCTGCACCAACTCCGGCAGCGCCCCTGCCCTGGTCAACCCATCCGGTTCCGCCGTCGCCTCCACAGAGAAGAGGCGGGGCGGCACCGGCACACAGCACAAGATCGCACTGACCGCCGCGCCCGCCAGGGTCGACCTGGGCGGCGGCGTCAAGGCCAACACCTGGGCCTACGACGGCCGCACCCCTGGCAAAGAGATCCGGCTCTCCGCCGGGGACACCCTGGTCGCCGAACTCGCGAACCAGCTGCCGGGCAAGACCACCACCTCGATCCACTGGCACGGCATCGCCCTGCGCAACGACATGGACGGCGCCCCCCCGGCCACCCAGGCCGCCGTCCGACCCGGCTCCACCTTCACCTACCGGTTCGTGGCCGACGCCCCGGGCACGTACTTCTTCCACCCGCACGTCGGCGTCCAGCTCGACCGCGGCCTGTACGCCCCGCTGATCGTCGAGGACCCGCGCGAGCCGCTGGCGTACGACGACGAATGGGTGGTCGTCCTGGACGACTGGGTCGACGGTGTCACCGGCACCCCCGACGAGGTCTTCGCCGAACTCAGGCAGGGCATGGGCGGCATGGACATGGGCGGCGACTCCGGCTCCGGCATGGAGGGCCACGACATGCACTCCACGGGGAAGGCCGGCGATCCATCCCCGTCGGTCTCAGCCACGTCGGGCGGGATGTCGTCGACATTCATGCTCATGGGCGCGGAGAGCGATCTGCTGGGCGGCGATGCCGGCGACGTGAAGTACCCCTACCACCTGGTCAATGGCCGCGTGCCGGACGCCCCGGAGGTCTACACCGGCAAGCCCGGCCACAAGGTGCGCCTGCGGATCATCAACGCGGGCAGCGACACCGCCTACCGGGTCGCCCTCAGCGGCCACAAGATGACCGTCACACACACCGACGGCTTCCCCGTCCGGCACCGGCAAACTGACGCACTCCTGATCGGCATGGGCGAGCGCTACGACGTGCTGGTCACCCTGGCTGACGGCGTCTTCCCCCTGGTCGCCCTGGCCGAGGGGAAGAACACCAGCGGGCTGGCCCTCGTGCGCACGGGCTCCGGCCGCGCGCCCACCGCCGCCGTACGCCCGAGGGAACTCAACGGCATGGTCATGACCGCGGCCCGGCTCCGCGCGGCCGACGACGTGCAACTGAAGTCCGCCACGGCCGACGTCACCCACCGGATCGAACTCACCGGCGGCATGATGCACTACAACTGGGCCATCAACGGCAAGCCGTTCGACATGGCCGATCCGGACGCCAACGCCATCCCGGTCGAGGAGGGTCGACGAGTCCGGCTGGACTTCGTCAACACCACCACCATGTGGCATCCGATGCACCTGCACGGCCACACCTTCCAGCTCGGCCGCTCCGGTCCCCGCAAGGACACCGCGATCGTGCTGCCCAAGAAGCAACTGTCCGTGTTCTTCGACGCCGACAACCCCGGCCAGTGGATGCTGCACTGCCACAACGCCTACCACGGCGAAGCCGGGATGATGGCAAACATCGCCTACCGAGCATGA
- a CDS encoding glycoside hydrolase family 97 protein — MMRSAGEQEEPEMGSVENPATVSRRGILKGVIITAGTAAAGLGATWPAYAADASVRATSPDGRTVLTLSVVGGALRWSVLRSGTTVIATSPLGLRLSNGTTLGSNVTVTQNQHWTINTTWNPVYGRNSTVTDHYQEQRWNLQDTVSGARFSVQARAYNAGVALRYVLLGAGTATISDELTAFTFPDKTLVYSARDEADYIPLAPGSIPVTGTSGTDNGPLTDLPLTATLPGGVIACVCESSRVNFPRMMLSSVSGQPGTLSAFLMEHTARGSGPVATTSTVTTPFATPWRAVVIGSTHAELVDNADLVLNLAPPNALADTSWIKPGKVFRCELTTAAGIQGVDFAVARGLQYIEYDGGWYGPVTSPARQPIPEIDLPSVISYATDRGIGVILYADRAALGDVDSLFALYKSWGVAGVKLGFVLDGTQAMTNQITGWAKTAAKYQLLIDMHDNIRPFGYERTYPNFLSMEGVRGNEQFPTATHNVTLPFARNIGGPLDYTICYGQSRNKTTNAHQMAMAAVYYQPLNFLFWYDKQTSKYANTANWPGLPWFNAVPTTWDASRTLAGSIGQFVAVARRRGSTWYLGAMTNETARTLSLPLSFLDSGVSYTATVYADGTPGTSPYQTPVVVSTRTVTSAATLDVAMAPAGGQAIILKPS; from the coding sequence ATGATGCGTAGTGCAGGCGAGCAGGAAGAGCCCGAAATGGGTTCCGTCGAGAACCCGGCGACCGTCTCCCGCAGGGGGATACTCAAGGGCGTGATCATCACCGCCGGAACGGCGGCGGCGGGGCTGGGGGCGACATGGCCCGCCTATGCCGCGGACGCCTCCGTCCGAGCGACCTCGCCGGACGGCAGGACGGTCCTCACCTTGTCCGTGGTGGGCGGAGCGCTCCGGTGGTCCGTCCTGCGCAGCGGCACCACGGTGATCGCCACCTCGCCCCTCGGACTCAGGCTGAGCAACGGGACGACCCTCGGCAGCAACGTGACGGTGACCCAGAACCAGCACTGGACCATCAACACCACCTGGAATCCGGTCTACGGCCGCAACTCGACCGTAACCGACCACTACCAGGAGCAGCGCTGGAACCTCCAGGACACCGTCTCCGGGGCCCGCTTCAGCGTCCAGGCCCGCGCCTACAACGCCGGCGTCGCCCTCCGCTACGTCCTGCTCGGCGCCGGGACCGCCACCATCTCCGACGAGCTGACGGCGTTCACCTTCCCGGACAAGACGCTGGTCTACAGCGCCCGTGACGAGGCCGACTACATCCCGCTCGCTCCCGGTTCCATCCCGGTCACCGGCACCTCCGGCACGGACAACGGCCCTCTGACCGACCTGCCGCTGACCGCGACTCTGCCCGGTGGGGTCATCGCGTGCGTCTGCGAGTCCTCCCGGGTGAACTTCCCCCGGATGATGCTCAGTTCCGTCTCCGGGCAGCCGGGCACCCTGTCCGCCTTCCTGATGGAGCACACCGCACGCGGCAGCGGCCCGGTCGCGACGACCTCCACCGTCACCACGCCGTTCGCGACGCCGTGGCGCGCGGTGGTGATCGGGTCGACCCACGCCGAGCTGGTCGACAACGCCGACCTGGTGCTCAACCTGGCCCCGCCCAACGCCCTCGCCGACACCTCGTGGATCAAGCCCGGCAAGGTCTTCCGCTGCGAGCTCACCACCGCCGCCGGCATCCAGGGCGTCGACTTCGCCGTCGCGCGCGGCTTGCAGTACATCGAGTACGACGGCGGATGGTACGGACCGGTCACCTCGCCCGCCAGGCAGCCGATTCCCGAGATCGATCTTCCTTCGGTCATCTCCTATGCCACCGACCGGGGCATCGGGGTCATCCTCTACGCGGACCGCGCCGCGCTGGGCGACGTGGACTCCCTGTTCGCGCTCTACAAGAGCTGGGGCGTGGCCGGCGTCAAGCTGGGTTTCGTCCTCGACGGCACCCAGGCCATGACCAACCAGATCACCGGCTGGGCGAAGACGGCCGCGAAGTACCAGCTGCTGATCGACATGCACGACAACATCCGCCCGTTCGGCTACGAGCGCACGTACCCGAACTTCCTCAGCATGGAAGGCGTCCGGGGCAACGAGCAGTTCCCGACCGCCACCCACAACGTGACCCTGCCCTTCGCCCGCAACATCGGCGGCCCGCTGGACTACACGATCTGCTACGGCCAGTCCCGCAACAAGACCACGAACGCCCACCAGATGGCGATGGCCGCGGTGTACTACCAGCCGCTGAACTTCCTCTTCTGGTATGACAAGCAGACGTCCAAGTACGCCAACACCGCCAACTGGCCGGGACTGCCCTGGTTCAACGCCGTCCCCACGACCTGGGACGCGAGCCGAACCCTGGCCGGATCGATCGGCCAGTTCGTCGCCGTGGCCCGCCGGCGGGGGAGCACCTGGTACCTGGGGGCGATGACCAACGAGACGGCGCGGACGCTGTCGCTCCCGCTGTCGTTCCTGGACAGCGGTGTCAGTTACACCGCCACCGTCTACGCCGACGGCACGCCGGGCACCAGCCCGTACCAGACGCCGGTCGTGGTCAGTACCCGGACGGTGACCTCGGCCGCCACGCTGGACGTGGCCATGGCCCCCGCGGGCGGCCAGGCGATCATCCTCAAGCCGAGCTGA